The following are from one region of the Arcobacter defluvii genome:
- a CDS encoding triose-phosphate isomerase, with product MPIIASNFKTNHTRKSTAIFVNEVNDYLKEKNILSEVYVFPTATSLDIFDTVSNFIIGTQNAYATASGSFTGEIGTVQLDEFEIKTILIGHSERRHILGETQNVIAQKYEFYKNLGYKIIYCIGEPLEIKQKGIKSTLEYIYEQFIGIDINYENLILAYEPVWAIGTGVSATNNDIENVHNAIKEKINKPLLYGGSVKSENVREISQIPNVDGVLIGTASWKVEEFIKIIENTKDL from the coding sequence ATGCCTATAATTGCAAGTAATTTCAAAACAAATCATACAAGAAAATCAACAGCTATATTTGTAAATGAAGTTAATGATTATTTAAAAGAAAAAAATATTTTAAGTGAAGTTTATGTGTTCCCTACAGCTACTTCACTTGATATTTTTGATACGGTTTCAAATTTTATTATAGGAACTCAAAATGCTTATGCAACAGCAAGTGGTTCTTTTACTGGTGAAATTGGAACTGTTCAACTTGATGAATTTGAAATTAAAACAATACTGATAGGACATAGTGAAAGAAGACATATTTTAGGTGAAACACAAAATGTAATAGCTCAAAAATATGAATTTTATAAAAATCTTGGATATAAAATAATTTATTGTATTGGTGAACCTTTAGAAATTAAACAAAAAGGAATAAAATCTACTTTAGAATATATTTATGAACAATTTATTGGAATTGATATAAATTATGAAAATTTGATTCTTGCTTATGAGCCTGTTTGGGCTATAGGAACGGGAGTTTCTGCAACGAATAATGATATAGAAAATGTTCACAATGCAATAAAGGAAAAAATCAATAAACCACTTTTATATGGTGGAAGTGTTAAGTCAGAAAATGTAAGAGAAATATCTCAAATTCCAAATGTAGATGGAGTTTTAATAGGAACGGCTTCTTGGAAAGTTGAAGAATTTATAAAAATAATAGAAAATACAAAGGATTTATAG
- the maf gene encoding septum formation inhibitor Maf encodes MIRLGSNSPTRALILKNFGIDFIQNGGDFDEDSIKTTNPKSFCYEATLGKFKELYKKYGVEDMPLLVADSVVTCEGKLLRKAKDYDDAKAMLELQSENKTSVITCMIYKSKEKEVINLSITTYQFSEFNKEDMEEYLNSGECFGKAGAIMVEGFCKPYIKSVNGYESTAMGLCVEKLKIFL; translated from the coding sequence TTGATAAGACTTGGCTCAAATTCACCAACTCGTGCACTTATTTTAAAAAATTTTGGAATTGATTTTATTCAAAATGGTGGAGATTTTGATGAAGATTCAATCAAAACAACAAATCCAAAATCATTTTGTTATGAAGCAACTTTAGGAAAATTCAAAGAACTTTATAAAAAGTATGGTGTTGAAGATATGCCTCTTTTAGTTGCAGATAGTGTTGTTACTTGTGAAGGAAAACTTTTAAGAAAAGCAAAAGATTATGATGATGCTAAAGCTATGCTTGAACTTCAAAGTGAAAATAAAACTTCAGTTATTACTTGTATGATTTATAAATCAAAAGAAAAAGAGGTAATTAACCTTTCAATTACAACTTATCAATTTTCAGAATTTAATAAAGAAGATATGGAAGAGTATTTAAATAGTGGTGAATGTTTTGGAAAAGCTGGAGCAATCATGGTTGAAGGTTTTTGTAAACCTTATATAAAAAGTGTAAATGGATACGAAAGTACGGCTATGGGATTATGTGTTGAGAAATTGAAAATATTTTTATAA
- the gap gene encoding type I glyceraldehyde-3-phosphate dehydrogenase, protein MAVKVAINGLGRIGRCVARIIASRNDVELVAANASGSEEMIQYNLKYDTVHGPKLDVKVEDGYIYIGKDKAKLLSERDPSKIDFAAYGVDVVLECTGAFLTQESCQAYIDNGVKKVVISAPAKDDTPTFVIGANENTYAGQPIVSNASCTTNGLAPVAKVLDDAFGIEKGLMTTIHSYTSSQPILDAKDKKDPRKGRAGATNLTPSSTGAAKAIGKVMPHLKGKLNGQAIRVPTPNVSLVDLTVTLKKDVTLEEVCEAFKASAEGNLKGILGIDEEYRVSSDFNGETLSTVVPLDTIQVIEGNMVKILSWYDNEWGYSTRLVDMGVHIATK, encoded by the coding sequence ATGGCTGTTAAAGTTGCAATAAATGGTTTAGGAAGAATCGGAAGATGCGTAGCAAGAATAATTGCAAGTCGAAACGATGTTGAGTTAGTAGCTGCAAATGCTAGTGGTAGTGAAGAAATGATCCAATATAATTTAAAATATGATACAGTTCACGGACCAAAACTTGATGTAAAAGTTGAAGATGGATATATTTATATTGGTAAAGATAAAGCTAAGTTATTAAGTGAAAGAGACCCTTCTAAAATTGATTTTGCTGCATATGGTGTAGATGTTGTTTTAGAATGCACAGGAGCATTTTTAACTCAAGAATCTTGCCAAGCATATATTGATAATGGTGTAAAAAAAGTTGTTATTTCAGCACCTGCAAAAGATGATACACCAACATTTGTAATTGGTGCAAATGAAAATACATATGCTGGACAACCAATTGTATCAAATGCTTCTTGTACTACAAATGGTTTAGCTCCTGTAGCAAAAGTATTAGATGATGCATTTGGAATTGAAAAAGGTTTAATGACTACAATCCACTCATATACTTCATCTCAACCAATTTTAGATGCAAAAGATAAAAAAGATCCAAGAAAAGGAAGAGCTGGGGCAACTAACTTAACTCCTTCAAGCACAGGTGCTGCTAAAGCTATTGGAAAAGTAATGCCACATTTAAAAGGTAAATTAAACGGTCAAGCAATTAGAGTTCCAACACCAAATGTATCTTTAGTTGATTTAACTGTAACACTTAAAAAAGATGTAACTTTAGAAGAAGTATGTGAAGCATTTAAAGCATCTGCTGAGGGTAATTTAAAAGGTATTTTAGGTATAGATGAAGAGTATAGAGTAAGTTCAGATTTCAATGGTGAAACATTATCTACAGTAGTTCCTTTAGATACAATTCAAGTTATTGAAGGAAACATGGTAAAAATTTTATCTTGGTATGACAATGAATGGGGATACTCAACAAGATTAGTGGACATGGGTGTTCACATAGCTACAAAATAA
- the fabI gene encoding enoyl-ACP reductase FabI: MFMKGKKGVILGVANDKSIAYGIAKACAAQGAQIAFTYLNDALKKRVVPIATEFGSENLVYPCDVSNPEEIKALKESLEKDLGQIDFIVHSIAFAPKEGLSGRFYDISKEAFDIAMDISVYSLIEVVRELKPLLTDNSSILTLTYYGGVKYIPNYNLMGIAKAALEMTTKYLAEDLGKDGIRVNAISAGPIKTLAAAGIGDFRFMLKWNEAHSPLKKNVTIDEVGNSGMYLLSDLSSAVTGEIHYVDSGFNVMGMPAVEFEDGKPKIAWNGEK, from the coding sequence ATGTTTATGAAAGGTAAAAAAGGTGTAATTTTAGGTGTAGCAAATGATAAATCAATTGCTTATGGAATTGCAAAAGCATGTGCTGCACAAGGTGCACAAATAGCATTCACATATTTAAATGATGCACTTAAAAAAAGAGTTGTACCAATTGCTACTGAGTTTGGAAGTGAAAATTTAGTATATCCATGTGATGTATCAAATCCAGAAGAAATAAAAGCTTTAAAAGAGTCATTAGAAAAAGATTTAGGTCAAATTGATTTTATTGTTCACTCAATTGCTTTTGCTCCAAAAGAGGGATTATCTGGAAGATTTTATGATATTTCAAAAGAAGCTTTTGATATAGCTATGGATATTTCTGTTTATTCATTGATTGAAGTTGTAAGAGAGTTAAAACCTTTGTTAACAGATAATTCATCTATTTTAACTTTAACTTATTATGGTGGAGTAAAATATATTCCAAATTATAATTTAATGGGTATTGCAAAAGCAGCTCTTGAAATGACTACAAAATATTTAGCTGAAGATTTAGGAAAAGATGGAATTAGAGTTAATGCAATTAGTGCAGGACCTATTAAAACTTTAGCTGCAGCTGGAATCGGTGATTTTAGATTTATGCTTAAATGGAATGAAGCTCATTCACCATTAAAGAAAAATGTGACTATTGATGAAGTTGGAAATTCAGGAATGTATTTATTATCTGATTTAAGTAGTGCAGTTACAGGTGAAATTCATTATGTGGATAGCGGATTTAATGTAATGGGTATGCCAGCTGTTGAATTTGAAGATGGAAAACCAAAAATTGCTTGGAATGGAGAAAAATAG
- a CDS encoding cytochrome-c peroxidase → MKLAISLTVCLLGASTLLAAETLITKAKNSGLEAIPTDNAKLMKMIDDKKDPITKEKVELGKKLYFDPRLSRSGLISCNTCHNLALGGADGVPAAIGHGWTANPHHLNSPTVYNSVFFKAQFWDGRSPHLADQAQGPVQAGPEMAAPPSLVEQRINSIPEYVEEFKGAYGKEVKVDFAKITATIATFEKTLVTPSRFDKFLSGDEKALSKEEKEGLNTFIDKGCTACHTGIALGGTMQAFQVAAKYKFMNVGDFKGDANGMVKTPTLRNITETAPYFHNGQIWSLNEAVKEMGSVQLGIKISDADAQKIVTFLKSLKGDKPEIIYPQLPESTIETEKPTFN, encoded by the coding sequence ATGAAATTAGCAATTTCTTTAACAGTTTGTTTATTAGGTGCAAGTACATTGTTAGCAGCAGAGACTTTGATAACAAAAGCGAAGAATAGTGGACTAGAAGCAATACCAACAGATAATGCAAAATTAATGAAAATGATAGATGATAAGAAAGATCCAATAACAAAAGAGAAAGTAGAATTAGGGAAAAAATTGTACTTTGATCCAAGATTATCAAGAAGTGGATTGATATCATGTAATACATGTCATAATCTTGCATTAGGTGGAGCAGATGGAGTGCCAGCAGCAATAGGACATGGATGGACAGCAAATCCACATCACTTAAATTCACCAACCGTGTATAATTCAGTGTTCTTTAAAGCACAATTTTGGGATGGAAGAAGCCCACACCTAGCAGATCAAGCACAAGGACCAGTACAAGCAGGACCAGAGATGGCAGCACCACCATCATTAGTAGAACAAAGAATAAACTCAATACCAGAATATGTGGAAGAGTTTAAAGGTGCATATGGAAAAGAAGTAAAAGTAGATTTTGCAAAAATAACGGCAACAATCGCAACATTTGAGAAGACATTAGTAACTCCATCAAGATTTGATAAATTCTTAAGTGGAGATGAAAAAGCATTAAGTAAAGAAGAAAAAGAAGGATTAAATACATTTATTGATAAAGGATGTACAGCATGTCATACAGGAATAGCATTAGGTGGAACAATGCAAGCATTCCAAGTAGCAGCAAAATATAAATTTATGAATGTAGGGGATTTTAAAGGTGATGCAAATGGAATGGTAAAAACACCAACATTAAGAAATATAACAGAGACAGCACCATATTTTCATAATGGACAAATATGGTCATTGAATGAAGCAGTAAAAGAGATGGGTTCTGTTCAATTAGGTATTAAAATTTCTGATGCTGATGCTCAAAAAATTGTAACATTCTTAAAATCATTAAAAGGTGATAAACCAGAAATAATATATCCACAACTTCCAGAATCTACAATAGAAACTGAAAAACCAACTTTCAACTAA
- the pheA gene encoding chorismate mutase → MNNEDGLLELRNQLDSIDNKLLDLLNERMQIVHRVGNLKAKSGGAIYRPEREKAIIKRLEEINKAKKGLLNKNAIEALFLEIFAISRNLELPENIGYLGPEGSFTHQAAEARFGAMSSYIPINSIKGVFREVNTKKVKFGVVPIENSSNGIVNDTINGFSKYDLKIIAEVVLDIHHTLASTCDKVSDIKRIYSKDIAFDQCRRFLTNFGLDEAELIPIESTTKAAKIAATEAGSAAICPHVGAKLYNLPILFENIEDKDNNKTRFFIISDFENAPSGNDKTSILVKFPDRQGVLVEFLTDFNEAGINLTKIKSHIVEGNSIFFIDFDGHKDDENVKKVLEKHKSSVKILGSYVKEINDI, encoded by the coding sequence ATGAACAACGAAGATGGATTATTGGAGCTTAGAAATCAACTTGATTCAATAGATAATAAACTTTTAGATTTGTTAAATGAAAGAATGCAAATTGTTCATAGAGTTGGTAATTTAAAAGCAAAAAGTGGTGGTGCAATTTATCGACCTGAAAGAGAAAAAGCAATAATAAAAAGATTAGAAGAAATTAATAAAGCAAAAAAAGGTTTATTAAATAAAAATGCTATTGAAGCACTTTTTTTAGAAATTTTTGCAATCTCAAGAAATTTAGAATTACCAGAAAATATTGGATATTTAGGGCCTGAAGGAAGTTTTACTCATCAAGCAGCTGAAGCTAGGTTTGGTGCAATGAGTTCTTATATTCCTATTAATTCTATAAAGGGAGTTTTTAGAGAAGTAAATACTAAAAAAGTTAAATTTGGTGTTGTTCCAATAGAAAATTCTTCAAATGGAATTGTAAATGACACGATAAATGGCTTTAGTAAATATGATTTAAAAATTATTGCAGAAGTTGTTCTTGATATTCATCATACATTAGCTTCAACTTGTGATAAGGTAAGTGATATAAAAAGAATTTATTCAAAAGATATTGCATTTGATCAATGTAGAAGATTTTTAACAAATTTTGGCTTAGATGAAGCAGAGTTGATTCCTATAGAATCAACAACTAAAGCTGCAAAAATAGCTGCGACTGAAGCAGGAAGTGCTGCGATTTGTCCTCATGTGGGTGCCAAATTATATAATCTTCCAATTTTATTTGAAAATATTGAAGATAAAGATAATAATAAAACAAGATTTTTTATAATCAGTGATTTTGAAAATGCCCCAAGTGGCAATGATAAAACATCAATTTTAGTAAAATTTCCAGATAGACAAGGGGTTTTAGTAGAATTTTTAACTGATTTTAATGAAGCTGGTATTAATCTAACGAAAATAAAATCACATATAGTTGAAGGTAATTCAATCTTTTTTATAGATTTTGATGGTCATAAAGATGATGAAAATGTGAAAAAAGTTTTAGAAAAACACAAAAGTAGTGTTAAAATTTTAGGCTCTTATGTAAAAGAGATAAATGATATTTAA
- the dxs gene encoding 1-deoxy-D-xylulose-5-phosphate synthase gives MEIKEKSLEELKELSQEIRERIIDVVSRKGGHFSSTLGAVELTLGMHYVFDAYSDPFIFDVSHQCYPHKLLTERWEEFETVRQFGGLSGFTKPNESPADYFVAGHSSTSISLAVGAAKSIKLKKENRVPIVMIGDGSMTAGMVYEALNELGDLKLPVVIILNDNEMSIAKPIGAISKYLSKLLAGKYYQGFKTKVDKFIRNNMPEGTTYIAKRMEEAMKLITPGILFEEMGLDYIGPIDGHDIEEVIETLQIAKAMQKPVIVHAHTIKGKGYKIAEGQHEEWHGVGPFNIEDGEFVKKVAPKSATAVFADALIALASKYENIVGVTAAMPSGTGINKLMDKFPERFWDVAIAEQHAITSMAAMAKEGFKPYITIYSTFLQRGFDQIIHDVCLMNLPVVFAMDRAGIVGNDGETHQGAFDISYLRFIPNMILFAPRDNKTLELGLEFAYSLQSPCAIRYPRGNFKELNYLPTQFELGKAELLKEGTSNKLFIGYGAGVSRAIETEALHAEDISILDLRFVKPIDKETLIELSKEYDDWYVFSDSQKQGGVSSAILEVLNDENIHNVQVTSFEYEDHFIEHGDTKQVEESLGLLPQQLILRIK, from the coding sequence ATGGAAATAAAAGAAAAATCACTAGAAGAGTTAAAAGAACTTTCACAAGAAATTAGAGAAAGAATAATTGATGTTGTATCAAGAAAGGGTGGACACTTTTCATCTACACTTGGTGCAGTTGAGTTAACTCTTGGTATGCATTATGTATTTGATGCGTATAGTGATCCTTTTATTTTTGATGTATCTCATCAATGTTATCCTCATAAACTATTAACAGAACGTTGGGAAGAGTTTGAAACAGTTAGGCAATTTGGTGGATTAAGTGGTTTTACAAAACCAAATGAAAGTCCTGCTGATTATTTTGTAGCTGGACATAGCTCAACTTCTATTTCATTGGCTGTTGGTGCAGCAAAATCAATAAAATTAAAAAAAGAGAATAGAGTTCCAATTGTAATGATTGGTGATGGTTCTATGACAGCTGGAATGGTTTATGAAGCATTAAATGAACTTGGAGATTTGAAACTTCCAGTAGTAATTATCTTAAATGATAATGAAATGAGTATTGCAAAACCAATTGGAGCTATTTCTAAATATCTTTCAAAACTACTTGCAGGGAAATATTATCAAGGTTTTAAAACAAAAGTTGATAAATTTATAAGAAATAATATGCCAGAAGGTACAACTTACATAGCAAAAAGAATGGAAGAGGCTATGAAACTTATAACTCCAGGAATTTTATTTGAAGAAATGGGACTTGATTATATAGGTCCTATTGATGGGCATGATATTGAAGAAGTTATAGAAACTTTACAAATTGCAAAAGCAATGCAAAAACCAGTTATTGTTCATGCGCATACAATAAAAGGCAAAGGTTATAAAATCGCTGAAGGGCAACATGAAGAGTGGCATGGAGTAGGACCTTTTAATATTGAAGATGGAGAATTTGTAAAAAAAGTTGCTCCAAAATCTGCAACAGCAGTTTTTGCAGATGCTTTGATTGCTTTAGCTTCAAAATATGAAAATATTGTAGGTGTAACTGCTGCAATGCCTAGTGGTACAGGAATAAATAAACTTATGGATAAGTTTCCTGAAAGATTTTGGGATGTTGCAATTGCAGAACAACATGCAATAACTTCAATGGCTGCTATGGCAAAAGAGGGATTTAAACCATATATTACAATTTATTCAACGTTTTTACAAAGAGGATTTGATCAAATTATTCATGATGTTTGTTTGATGAATTTACCTGTTGTTTTTGCAATGGATAGAGCTGGAATTGTAGGAAATGATGGAGAAACTCATCAAGGAGCTTTTGATATTTCATATTTAAGATTTATTCCAAATATGATTTTGTTTGCTCCAAGGGATAATAAAACTTTAGAATTAGGTTTAGAATTTGCTTATAGTTTACAAAGTCCATGTGCAATAAGATATCCAAGAGGTAATTTTAAAGAGTTAAATTATTTACCAACTCAATTTGAGTTAGGAAAAGCTGAACTTTTAAAAGAAGGGACTTCAAATAAATTATTTATTGGTTATGGAGCAGGCGTTAGCAGGGCAATTGAAACAGAAGCTTTGCATGCAGAAGATATATCAATTTTAGATTTAAGATTTGTAAAACCAATAGATAAAGAGACTTTAATAGAACTTTCAAAAGAATATGATGATTGGTATGTATTTAGTGATTCACAAAAACAAGGTGGAGTTTCAAGTGCGATATTAGAAGTACTAAATGATGAAAATATTCATAATGTACAAGTTACATCTTTTGAATATGAAGATCACTTTATAGAACATGGTGACACAAAACAAGTAGAAGAAAGTTTAGGACTTTTACCACAGCAACTTATCTTAAGAATTAAATAA
- the lysA gene encoding diaminopimelate decarboxylase has protein sequence MSINFKELANKYQTPYYVYDFDYITKQYEELKGAFRARKSLIAYAVKANSNLSVIKHLANLGAGADCVSIGEVKRALKVGIPAYKIIFSGVGKIDEEIKQALELDILMINVESDAELNRVELIAKELGKIARISIRINPNIDPQTHPYISTGLHENKFGVDIDTAKRMYIQCKNSENLDPVGMHCHIGSQLTQLQPIKESVKIITDLVRNLKAIKIELSFVDVGGGLGIVYKDEKLIDTNEYAQSILENMFGLDITVVCEPGKFMVGNAGTFVTKVLYEKVNGNKRFVIVDGAMNDLIRPALYNAYHRVEVLNDNQEFSDCNLVGPVCESGDFFAKNIKLQKTQHNDLVAIYSAGAYGFTMSSNYNTRGKVAEIAIENGKDRLIRRRETFEDIIALEEEFIK, from the coding sequence ATGAGTATAAATTTTAAAGAGTTAGCAAATAAGTATCAAACACCATATTATGTATATGATTTTGATTATATTACAAAACAATATGAAGAATTAAAAGGTGCTTTTAGAGCTAGAAAATCTTTAATTGCATATGCAGTTAAAGCAAATTCAAATTTAAGCGTTATTAAGCATTTGGCAAATCTTGGAGCAGGTGCAGATTGTGTTAGTATTGGCGAAGTTAAAAGAGCTTTAAAGGTTGGAATTCCAGCATATAAAATTATATTTTCAGGTGTTGGGAAAATTGATGAAGAGATAAAACAAGCACTTGAACTTGATATTTTAATGATAAATGTTGAAAGTGATGCTGAGTTAAATAGAGTTGAATTAATTGCAAAGGAACTTGGAAAAATAGCAAGAATTTCAATAAGAATAAATCCAAATATTGACCCACAAACACATCCATATATTTCAACAGGTTTACATGAAAATAAATTTGGAGTTGATATAGATACAGCAAAAAGAATGTATATTCAATGTAAAAATAGTGAAAATTTAGACCCAGTTGGAATGCATTGTCATATTGGTTCACAATTAACTCAACTTCAACCAATTAAAGAGTCTGTAAAAATTATTACAGATTTAGTAAGAAATTTGAAAGCTATAAAAATTGAATTATCATTTGTTGATGTTGGTGGAGGATTAGGTATTGTTTATAAAGATGAAAAATTAATTGATACAAATGAATATGCTCAATCAATTTTGGAAAATATGTTTGGTCTTGATATTACAGTTGTTTGTGAACCAGGAAAATTTATGGTGGGAAATGCTGGAACATTTGTAACTAAAGTTTTATACGAAAAAGTAAATGGAAATAAAAGATTTGTTATTGTGGATGGTGCAATGAATGATTTAATCAGACCTGCACTTTATAATGCTTATCATAGAGTTGAAGTTTTAAACGATAATCAAGAGTTTAGCGATTGTAATTTAGTTGGTCCAGTTTGTGAAAGTGGAGATTTTTTTGCTAAAAATATTAAATTACAAAAAACACAACATAATGATTTAGTAGCTATTTATAGCGCAGGAGCTTATGGATTTACAATGTCAAGTAATTACAATACAAGAGGAAAAGTTGCTGAAATTGCTATTGAAAATGGAAAAGATAGATTAATTAGAAGAAGAGAAACTTTTGAAGATATAATTGCTTTAGAAGAAGAGTTTATAAAATAG
- a CDS encoding phosphoglycerate kinase has product MKLQEIKNIDITGKKVFIRCDFNVPMDEYNNITDDRRIRSALNTIRYCIDHDCSVILASHFGRPKGGYEEKYSLLPIAKRLHILLKQDIKMAPGIISDETLKMAQELKSGEILLLENMRFEVGETKNDEELSKKLASMAEIYINDAFGVSHRAHSSVEGIAKYFDMNHKAAGFLMAKEIKFFHHIVHNPKRPFVSIVGGSKVSGKLEALHNLVPKVDKIIIGGGMAFTFLKALGHEIGNSLVEEDLIPEAIKIMQEAKQLGVKLYLPVDVVAAEAFDAEAIAKIVTIQEIPKDWMGLDIGPASALLFSEALNDANTILWNGPMGVYEMDKFAKGSTKISHAVANSFATTVVGGGDTADLVRVTGDEDEMTFISTGGGASLELIEGKILPGVKALVLEEDV; this is encoded by the coding sequence TTGAAATTACAAGAAATCAAAAATATTGATATCACAGGTAAAAAAGTTTTCATTAGATGTGATTTTAACGTTCCAATGGACGAGTATAACAATATTACAGATGATAGAAGAATTAGAAGTGCATTAAATACTATTAGATATTGTATAGATCATGATTGTTCAGTTATTTTAGCATCACATTTTGGAAGACCAAAAGGTGGTTATGAAGAAAAATACTCTTTATTACCTATTGCAAAAAGATTACATATTCTTTTAAAGCAAGATATAAAAATGGCTCCAGGTATTATTTCGGATGAGACATTAAAAATGGCTCAAGAGTTAAAATCTGGAGAAATTCTGCTTCTTGAAAATATGAGATTTGAAGTTGGTGAAACTAAAAATGATGAAGAATTAAGTAAAAAGTTAGCTTCAATGGCAGAAATTTATATTAATGATGCTTTTGGAGTTTCTCATAGAGCTCATTCATCAGTTGAAGGAATTGCAAAATATTTTGATATGAACCACAAAGCTGCTGGATTTTTAATGGCAAAAGAAATTAAATTTTTCCATCATATAGTTCATAATCCAAAAAGACCATTTGTTTCAATAGTAGGTGGTTCTAAAGTTTCTGGAAAATTAGAAGCACTTCATAATCTTGTACCAAAAGTTGATAAAATTATTATTGGTGGAGGAATGGCCTTTACCTTTTTAAAGGCATTAGGACATGAAATTGGTAATTCTTTAGTTGAAGAAGATTTAATTCCTGAAGCGATTAAAATAATGCAAGAAGCAAAACAATTAGGTGTTAAATTGTATTTACCAGTTGATGTAGTTGCTGCAGAAGCCTTTGATGCAGAAGCAATAGCAAAAATCGTAACTATTCAAGAAATTCCAAAAGATTGGATGGGATTAGATATTGGACCAGCATCTGCACTTTTATTTAGTGAAGCATTAAATGATGCAAATACTATTTTATGGAATGGACCAATGGGTGTTTATGAAATGGATAAATTTGCAAAAGGAAGTACAAAAATTTCTCATGCAGTTGCTAATTCATTCGCTACAACAGTAGTTGGTGGTGGAGATACAGCAGATTTAGTTAGAGTAACTGGTGATGAAGATGAAATGACATTTATAAGTACAGGTGGTGGAGCTTCTTTAGAATTAATTGAAGGAAAAATATTACCTGGTGTTAAAGCTCTTGTGCTTGAGGAAGATGTTTAA
- the hisC gene encoding histidinol-phosphate transaminase, whose product MKFNEVLENVSIYEAGKPIELVVREYGVKPENVIKLASNENPYGTSPKVIAKIQEIAKNMFVYPDDSMFELKEALAKKFEVESENVIIGSGSDQIIEFCIHAKCQKGSKILMAKTTFAMYEIYGKQAGATIIKTDSEQHNLEEFSKLYKEHGADVIFLCIPNNPLGECVDKDDVYAFLQTVSPETLIVVDGAYQEYASFKDEKKRIVPKDLMTKFPNAIYLGTFSKAYALGGMRVGYGIAQADIIQTLYKLRAPFNITTLTLAAAIEALKDEDFVKSCIAKNFEEMTRYEEYATKKGFEYIPSYTNFITIKMGDKFVSKVVAQKLLERGVIVRDLTGYGQNAIRITIGRNEQNTKVFEQLDEVLENLK is encoded by the coding sequence ATGAAATTTAATGAAGTATTAGAAAATGTTTCAATTTATGAAGCAGGAAAACCAATAGAATTGGTTGTTAGAGAATATGGTGTAAAACCTGAAAATGTAATCAAACTTGCATCAAATGAGAATCCTTATGGAACATCTCCAAAAGTAATTGCAAAAATTCAAGAAATTGCAAAAAATATGTTTGTATATCCTGATGATTCAATGTTTGAATTAAAAGAAGCATTAGCAAAAAAATTTGAAGTTGAAAGTGAAAATGTGATTATTGGTTCAGGAAGTGACCAAATAATAGAATTTTGTATTCACGCAAAATGCCAAAAAGGTTCAAAAATTTTAATGGCAAAAACAACTTTTGCAATGTATGAAATTTATGGAAAACAAGCAGGTGCAACTATTATTAAAACTGATTCAGAACAACATAATCTTGAAGAATTTTCAAAACTATATAAAGAACATGGTGCAGATGTGATCTTTTTATGTATCCCAAATAATCCATTAGGTGAATGTGTAGATAAAGATGATGTTTATGCATTTTTGCAAACAGTAAGTCCTGAAACTTTAATAGTTGTAGATGGAGCTTATCAAGAATATGCTTCTTTTAAAGATGAGAAAAAAAGAATTGTGCCAAAAGATTTAATGACAAAATTTCCAAATGCAATTTATTTAGGAACTTTTTCTAAAGCATATGCACTTGGAGGAATGAGAGTTGGTTATGGTATAGCACAAGCTGATATTATTCAAACTTTATATAAATTAAGAGCTCCATTTAATATCACAACTTTAACATTAGCAGCAGCTATTGAAGCATTAAAAGATGAAGATTTTGTAAAAAGTTGTATTGCTAAAAACTTCGAAGAAATGACAAGATATGAAGAGTATGCAACAAAAAAAGGATTTGAATATATTCCTTCTTATACAAATTTTATAACAATTAAAATGGGAGATAAATTTGTATCAAAAGTTGTAGCTCAAAAACTATTAGAAAGAGGAGTAATTGTAAGAGATTTAACTGGTTATGGTCAAAATGCAATTAGAATTACGATAGGAAGAAATGAGCAAAATACAAAAGTATTTGAACAATTAGACGAAGTATTAGAAAATTTAAAATAA